Proteins found in one Campylobacter concisus genomic segment:
- a CDS encoding TerB family tellurite resistance protein, giving the protein MSGVLFLLILGGAIFLFMNVQIGSNRKKQADVDEAKFLVSLLAKVAKSDGRVSELEARLITQVLDDLSQKVSGVSGVREYLKDVYNSQKENVDNAYETARNYKRAFNLNYDTCVARLTFFLNLAYIDGEFNASEQAVIRNIAYGFGIDKDTLDEIIFKFDSFYGSRFDANPDEAIQEKDAFEILGLSKNASLEEVKARYKELVRQYHPDILMGRGESKEVIERSTKKLQEINEAYGRLKEKFGV; this is encoded by the coding sequence ATGTCTGGAGTCCTGTTTTTACTGATATTAGGCGGTGCGATATTTCTCTTTATGAATGTCCAAATAGGTAGTAACCGCAAGAAACAAGCAGATGTAGATGAGGCTAAATTTCTAGTCTCACTGCTTGCAAAAGTAGCTAAAAGTGACGGCAGAGTTAGCGAGCTAGAGGCTAGGCTGATCACTCAAGTGCTAGATGATCTAAGCCAGAAAGTTAGCGGCGTTAGCGGCGTGCGTGAGTATCTAAAAGATGTCTATAACAGTCAAAAAGAAAATGTAGATAACGCCTATGAGACCGCCAGAAACTATAAGCGTGCGTTTAATCTAAACTACGATACATGTGTCGCTAGACTCACATTTTTTCTGAATTTGGCTTATATTGATGGCGAGTTTAATGCAAGTGAGCAAGCTGTCATCAGAAATATTGCTTATGGATTTGGCATCGACAAAGATACGCTTGATGAGATCATCTTTAAATTTGATAGCTTTTATGGCTCAAGATTTGATGCAAATCCCGATGAAGCTATCCAAGAAAAAGATGCGTTTGAGATTCTAGGACTTAGTAAAAATGCAAGTCTTGAAGAGGTAAAAGCTCGTTATAAAGAGCTTGTGAGGCAGTATCATCCCGACATTTTAATGGGTAGAGGCGAGAGTAAAGAGGTGATAGAACGCTCAACTAAAAAGCTTCAGGAGATAAATGAGGCTTATGGGCGATTAAAAGAGAAATTTGGAG